A genomic region of Oceaniferula marina contains the following coding sequences:
- a CDS encoding aldo/keto reductase encodes MQVQLPRIIFGSSALGNLYELVPDEVKREIVQNWVNTTDTASSRSPYTVIDSAGKYGAGLALKNIGRFLKELSVDPGQVVISNKLGWKSVPLTTSEPTFEPGAWVGLENDAVQAISYNGILECYEQGDELLGDYNAKLLSIHDPDEYLAQATSPEEAELYYRDILDGYQALVELREAGKILGIGVGSKDWRVIKRLFDDGVPLDWVMLANSFTLLTHPQEVMEFMEQLHQADVKIINSAVFNAGFLIGGKWFDYKMVTREGEPELFEWRDRFTEVCSTHGISPALACCQFALSFPGVVSLALNTSRPTRVPENVALARGNVSPAFWQELRDKRLLDSDYPHL; translated from the coding sequence ATGCAAGTTCAGCTTCCCAGAATAATCTTCGGTTCCAGTGCGCTGGGCAATCTCTACGAACTTGTGCCTGATGAGGTGAAGCGAGAGATTGTTCAAAATTGGGTGAATACCACCGATACGGCGTCATCCCGGTCGCCATATACCGTGATTGACTCTGCCGGTAAATACGGTGCCGGGCTGGCTTTGAAAAATATTGGTCGTTTCCTCAAGGAGCTCTCAGTGGATCCAGGCCAGGTGGTCATCAGCAATAAGCTTGGCTGGAAAAGTGTTCCGTTGACGACTTCAGAGCCAACTTTTGAGCCGGGAGCGTGGGTTGGACTGGAAAACGATGCCGTGCAAGCGATTAGCTACAATGGCATTCTGGAGTGTTATGAGCAGGGGGATGAACTCCTTGGTGACTACAATGCCAAGCTTCTTTCGATTCATGATCCTGATGAGTATCTCGCCCAAGCGACGTCACCCGAGGAGGCAGAATTGTATTATCGGGATATTCTGGATGGCTATCAGGCACTTGTCGAATTGCGTGAGGCCGGAAAAATTTTAGGCATTGGCGTCGGCTCGAAAGATTGGCGTGTGATCAAGCGGCTGTTTGATGATGGAGTGCCTCTCGATTGGGTGATGTTGGCCAATAGCTTTACCTTGCTTACCCACCCTCAAGAGGTTATGGAATTCATGGAGCAGTTACATCAGGCGGATGTAAAAATCATCAACTCGGCGGTGTTTAATGCTGGATTTTTGATTGGCGGGAAGTGGTTTGATTACAAGATGGTCACTCGTGAGGGAGAACCTGAACTATTCGAGTGGCGAGATCGGTTTACCGAGGTGTGTTCAACCCACGGGATTTCACCTGCCTTGGCCTGCTGCCAGTTTGCTCTTTCATTCCCAGGAGTTGTTTCACTGGCGTTGAATACAAGTCGGCCGACGCGTGTGCCGGAGAATGTTGCGCTTGCCCGCGGTAATGTATCGCCCGCATTTTGGCAGGAGCTCAGGGATAAACGATTATTGGATAGCGACTACCCCCATCTTTAA